A single Chitinophagales bacterium DNA region contains:
- a CDS encoding T9SS type A sorting domain-containing protein, giving the protein MFEKKIFSGIVSVFLCTALWAGDGDTTKINFFKKYDLQQWKGSWHHKKLDYLDPNKNFKRAYLVLELGCASYGCCVWDYGFHAYIGKPLEGHDTLKFSKKDTVTWNSVTVVLDSLWITRKTSNVEVASLITPYGTYMRAGSNGFTNNWTHPYIFDVTDYLPLMKDSFALVIESGGYDGKKGFNLTADLILIEGNIPNAPKRVINAYYKGVSYKNEVQIDTVIKPYKFKLSSDEKQAKFRTIVTGHNQDGEFSPIEYYVVINGQEVFSKRLWRNDCDKTHVQPQGGTWIFSRCNWCPGEKVIDFEIDLTPNLKFADSNEIKISFRNMETTSSNIQASYAIAGNIITFTNKSPSDLSIIDVIAPSKDKTYFLHNPLCQGPIVKIRNEGTKTAKEAYIDYWVDGNNKTTYVWKGNLRPEQTEIVNLPAFPWTNVNYSSPIFFAALQKTTDNMVVWNDTITSKFDIPTVFSAQKLKFEIKTTNDNKVNTLKVYDELNQEVMSKTYNGDNKTYSDTITLPDGCYRMELVDYDDRLECGDGLNFWWSTQQLSKSSGSFTIRNANSNAVLKTFNADFGGKISFQFTLNNLKIGEYTTKSNYDYRAFKFPDIIKTQIAAASDDFSWHLSPNPSSTGMLRIETTAVGQAILGVKVFNLNGQIVYNREKTGISPNEELNLSHLPKGTYIVRVNINGREDEKKWIYR; this is encoded by the coding sequence ATGTTTGAAAAGAAAATTTTTTCTGGAATTGTGTCTGTATTCCTCTGCACTGCTTTATGGGCAGGTGATGGAGACACTACCAAAATCAATTTTTTCAAAAAATATGACCTTCAGCAGTGGAAAGGCAGCTGGCACCACAAGAAATTAGATTATCTAGACCCAAATAAAAATTTTAAACGAGCTTATCTAGTTCTAGAGTTAGGCTGTGCCAGCTATGGATGCTGCGTATGGGATTATGGCTTTCATGCCTATATCGGCAAGCCACTGGAAGGACATGACACCTTAAAATTTAGCAAAAAAGACACAGTAACATGGAATTCTGTAACGGTGGTTTTAGACTCTCTATGGATTACGCGAAAAACCAGTAATGTAGAAGTGGCAAGCCTCATTACGCCTTATGGCACCTATATGCGTGCAGGTTCTAACGGATTTACTAATAACTGGACACATCCTTATATCTTCGATGTCACTGATTACCTTCCTTTGATGAAAGATAGTTTTGCTCTAGTTATCGAGTCTGGTGGCTATGATGGCAAAAAGGGCTTCAACCTTACGGCTGATTTGATATTGATAGAAGGGAATATTCCGAATGCTCCCAAGCGGGTTATCAACGCTTATTACAAAGGAGTTAGTTATAAAAATGAAGTACAAATAGACACAGTAATCAAGCCATATAAATTTAAGCTATCTAGTGACGAAAAGCAAGCAAAATTTCGCACTATTGTGACTGGACACAATCAGGACGGAGAGTTTAGTCCTATCGAATATTATGTGGTAATTAATGGACAAGAAGTATTTTCAAAACGACTTTGGCGTAATGACTGCGACAAAACACATGTTCAGCCGCAAGGGGGTACATGGATTTTTAGTCGATGTAATTGGTGCCCTGGAGAAAAGGTTATTGATTTTGAAATAGACCTGACCCCAAATTTAAAATTTGCGGATAGCAATGAAATTAAAATTTCATTTCGAAATATGGAAACGACAAGCTCTAACATCCAAGCTAGCTATGCCATAGCCGGGAATATTATCACCTTTACCAATAAAAGTCCGTCAGACCTTTCTATCATAGATGTCATAGCACCGAGCAAGGATAAAACGTATTTTCTGCATAATCCATTATGCCAAGGACCAATTGTGAAAATTAGAAATGAAGGAACTAAGACAGCGAAGGAAGCCTATATTGATTACTGGGTAGATGGCAATAATAAGACAACATATGTATGGAAAGGAAATTTGCGACCTGAGCAAACTGAAATTGTGAATTTACCAGCGTTTCCATGGACGAATGTCAATTATTCTTCGCCAATATTTTTCGCAGCATTGCAAAAAACGACAGACAATATGGTTGTTTGGAATGATACTATTACCTCAAAGTTTGATATTCCCACCGTTTTTTCAGCACAGAAATTGAAATTTGAAATTAAAACCACCAATGATAATAAAGTCAATACGCTGAAGGTATATGACGAACTGAACCAAGAAGTCATGTCTAAAACTTATAACGGAGATAATAAAACCTATTCGGATACCATAACATTGCCTGATGGCTGTTATCGAATGGAATTGGTGGACTATGATGATAGACTAGAATGTGGCGATGGTCTCAATTTTTGGTGGTCCACGCAACAGCTATCAAAATCTTCTGGAAGTTTTACCATACGCAATGCGAATTCTAATGCTGTTTTGAAGACCTTCAATGCAGACTTTGGTGGAAAAATTAGCTTCCAGTTTACTTTAAATAATCTCAAAATAGGAGAGTATACAACTAAATCCAATTATGATTATCGGGCATTTAAATTTCCCGATATTATCAAAACTCAAATAGCAGCAGCCAGCGATGATTTTTCTTGGCATTTGAGTCCCAACCCTTCCTCGACTGGTATGCTGAGAATAGAGACAACCGCTGTGGGGCAGGCTATTTTGGGAGTTAAAGTCTTTAACCTAAACGGACAAATAGTTTATAACAGAGAAAAAACAGGAATTTCACCGAATGAAGAGTTGAACTTAAGTCATCTAC
- a CDS encoding aminotransferase class I/II-fold pyridoxal phosphate-dependent enzyme, with protein sequence MHTKKLFEKCYNFTRADEVKKAGIYPYFNPIEDSEGPLVHMNGKQVVMAGSNNYLGLTSHPKVKEAAIAAINKYGTSCSGSRYLTGTIDLHNELETKLAKFVGKEAALLFSTGYQAGQGVIAPLVGRHDYIISDKDNHASIQTSNMLAKGTFGTEILRYHHNDMVDLEKRLNQIKDKDVAKFIVTDGVFSTFGDIPDLPKIVELAKAHGAQLLVDDAHAFGVIGKGGRGTASEFGLDNEVDLIVCTFSKTLASLGGFVAGEERVINYLKHHSPALIFSASPTPASVAAALAALDILIEQPELVKQLNDNADYVRQGLIGMGYNVFPSRTAIVSIIIGNDVKGFELWKGLYDAGVFVNVFVPPAAPPGMSMMRNSFMASHRKEHLDVILDKYQEIGKRLEII encoded by the coding sequence ATGCATACGAAGAAGTTATTTGAGAAGTGTTATAATTTCACACGGGCAGATGAAGTAAAGAAGGCAGGAATATATCCTTATTTTAACCCAATAGAAGATAGCGAAGGCCCTTTGGTTCATATGAACGGCAAACAGGTCGTCATGGCTGGGTCTAATAATTATTTGGGATTAACCTCGCACCCGAAAGTGAAAGAAGCTGCCATAGCCGCCATCAATAAATATGGTACAAGCTGTTCGGGGTCTCGATATTTGACAGGAACGATAGATTTACATAACGAGCTAGAGACTAAGCTTGCAAAATTTGTTGGAAAAGAAGCGGCTCTTTTATTTAGTACAGGCTATCAGGCTGGACAGGGCGTTATAGCGCCATTAGTAGGAAGACACGATTATATTATCAGTGACAAGGATAATCACGCCTCTATTCAGACTTCTAATATGCTAGCCAAAGGAACTTTTGGCACTGAAATACTCCGTTACCACCACAACGACATGGTAGACCTTGAAAAGCGTCTCAATCAGATCAAGGATAAAGATGTCGCTAAATTTATTGTCACGGATGGTGTATTTTCTACCTTCGGCGATATTCCAGACTTGCCTAAAATAGTGGAACTCGCCAAAGCCCATGGTGCGCAACTTTTAGTGGACGATGCGCATGCCTTTGGTGTAATAGGCAAGGGTGGACGTGGTACAGCGAGCGAATTTGGACTGGACAATGAGGTTGATTTGATTGTATGTACATTTTCTAAAACATTGGCTTCACTCGGAGGCTTTGTAGCTGGCGAGGAGCGTGTTATCAATTATTTAAAACATCATTCTCCGGCGTTGATATTTAGTGCTTCGCCTACACCTGCTTCGGTAGCAGCGGCGCTTGCAGCACTGGATATTTTGATAGAGCAGCCTGAGCTCGTGAAGCAACTCAATGACAACGCCGATTATGTAAGACAAGGTCTTATAGGTATGGGTTATAATGTATTTCCATCGCGCACTGCGATTGTCTCTATCATCATTGGCAATGATGTCAAGGGATTTGAATTATGGAAAGGTCTCTATGATGCAGGTGTATTCGTCAATGTATTCGTGCCACCTGCCGCCCCTCCAGGCATGTCTATGATGCGCAATAGCTTTATGGCTAGCCATCGTAAAGAACATCTTGATGTGATATTGGATAAATATCAGGAGATAGGAAAGCGATTAGAGATTATTTAA
- a CDS encoding aminotransferase class V-fold PLP-dependent enzyme — translation MNRKQFITTLGLGAAAMPGLLEAEIKLKTRANTFPTKDWEQIRKQFPVLKKRTYMNNGTMGITPIPVLKALEEAFEYVANEGYYSSDVESLRKRLAPIVGADYTTLAITKNVTEGINIACWGQELKAGDEVLMTKHEHVGGCTAWLYRAKTEGIKIRTFELGKTAEATLINFKKAISPKTKVIAVPHIPCTIGQILPVKEMCAEARRLNITSIIDGAHPLGMLKFNISEIDCDYYAGCLHKWLLAPLGLGFVYIRKEKLEQTKVHNVGAYSVPNFDMTANNLTSEDLVPTAQRFSTGTFCAPLYAAAETAIDWYQAIGIERIEKRVKELSLFTQEELEKFKNHIEILSPKEDVSRGAQTTFQFKNKNGPDFLKFASSTKDAFVLRHVHEAKLDAIRVSTHYYNDFSQIERLMGCIAEYIKK, via the coding sequence ATGAATCGCAAACAGTTTATTACAACACTAGGACTAGGCGCAGCAGCTATGCCTGGCCTATTAGAGGCAGAAATAAAACTAAAAACTAGGGCGAATACTTTTCCTACCAAAGACTGGGAACAAATAAGGAAACAATTTCCAGTGCTTAAAAAGCGCACCTATATGAATAATGGCACTATGGGAATAACCCCCATACCCGTATTAAAGGCTTTAGAAGAGGCATTCGAATATGTGGCAAATGAGGGGTATTATTCATCAGATGTAGAAAGTTTAAGAAAGCGATTAGCACCAATAGTAGGAGCAGACTATACCACATTAGCGATAACCAAGAATGTCACAGAAGGAATCAACATAGCATGCTGGGGACAAGAACTAAAGGCAGGAGATGAAGTATTGATGACGAAACATGAACATGTAGGAGGCTGCACAGCTTGGTTATATCGGGCGAAAACAGAAGGGATAAAAATAAGGACCTTTGAGTTGGGCAAAACGGCGGAAGCTACACTAATCAATTTTAAAAAAGCAATATCCCCTAAAACAAAAGTGATTGCGGTTCCGCATATTCCCTGCACCATAGGTCAAATTTTGCCCGTAAAGGAAATGTGTGCCGAGGCAAGAAGGCTAAATATCACTTCCATTATAGATGGTGCGCACCCTTTAGGGATGTTGAAATTCAATATATCAGAAATCGACTGTGATTACTATGCAGGCTGTCTTCACAAATGGCTTTTAGCGCCATTAGGGTTGGGATTTGTTTATATCAGAAAAGAGAAATTAGAACAGACCAAGGTTCACAATGTGGGGGCTTATAGCGTCCCGAATTTCGATATGACAGCCAATAACTTGACATCTGAAGATCTAGTTCCAACGGCTCAAAGATTTAGTACGGGAACATTCTGTGCTCCCCTATATGCTGCCGCAGAAACTGCTATTGATTGGTACCAAGCTATAGGTATAGAACGAATCGAAAAGCGAGTAAAAGAACTATCACTTTTTACGCAAGAAGAGTTAGAAAAGTTTAAAAATCATATTGAAATATTATCACCTAAAGAAGATGTTTCACGAGGTGCGCAGACTACCTTTCAATTCAAGAATAAAAACGGACCAGATTTCCTCAAATTCGCTTCATCGACTAAAGATGCATTTGTTTTAAGGCATGTTCATGAAGCAAAATTAGACGCCATAAGAGTTTCAACGCACTATTATAACGATTTTAGCCAAATAGAACGACTAATGGGATGTATAGCTGAGTATATAAAAAAATAA
- a CDS encoding Hsp20/alpha crystallin family protein has translation MTLLKWQNDNKMTPSFNSFFKDWFDDSYFDKVAVGTSIPAVNIKDNEKDFTVSIAAPGLKKEDFKIALNHNVLTISSEQKSEKEEKEEGKFTRREYSYSSFSRSFTIPDTVETDQIDAKYENGELKILLPKKEKAVKVTKEIAIN, from the coding sequence ATGACACTCTTAAAATGGCAAAACGACAACAAAATGACACCAAGTTTTAACTCCTTTTTCAAAGATTGGTTTGATGACAGTTATTTTGATAAAGTAGCAGTTGGTACATCTATACCAGCAGTGAACATCAAAGATAACGAGAAAGATTTTACTGTGAGTATAGCAGCTCCTGGTCTCAAAAAAGAAGATTTTAAAATAGCGCTTAATCATAATGTGCTGACTATATCTTCAGAGCAGAAATCCGAAAAAGAAGAAAAAGAAGAAGGTAAATTTACTCGTAGAGAGTATAGCTACAGTTCTTTTTCGCGTTCATTTACTATTCCCGATACGGTAGAGACCGATCAGATCGATGCCAAATACGAAAACGGCGAACTCAAAATATTGCTTCCGAAAAAGGAAAAAGCAGTAAAGGTAACCAAGGAAATAGCGATTAATTAG